One Setaria italica strain Yugu1 chromosome I, Setaria_italica_v2.0, whole genome shotgun sequence DNA window includes the following coding sequences:
- the LOC101767890 gene encoding peptidyl-prolyl cis-trans isomerase: MANPRVFFDMTVGGAPAGRIVMELYANEVPRTAENFRALCTGEKGVGKSGKPLHYKGSTFHRVIPDFMCQGGDFTRGNGTGGESIYGEKFADEKFVRKHTGPGILSMANAGPNTNGSQFFICTVATPWLDGKHVVFGQVVEGMNVVKAIEKVGSRSGSTAKEVKIADCGQLS; encoded by the coding sequence ATGGCGAACCCCCGCGTGTTCTTCGACATGACCGTCGGcggcgccccggccggccggatcgTGATGGAGCTCTACGCCAACGaggtcccccgcaccgccgagAACTTCCGCGCCCTCTGCACCGGCGAGAAGGGCGTCGGGAAGAGCGGCAAGCCGCTCCACTACAAGGGCTCCACCTTCCACCGCGTCATCCCCGATTTCATGTGCCAGGGCGGCGACTTCACCCGCGGCAACGGCACCGGCGGCGAGTCCATCTACGGCGAGAAGTTCGCCGACGAGAAGTTCGTCCGCAAGCACACGGGCCCCGGCATCCTCTCCATGGCCAACGCCGGCCCCAACACCAACGGCTCCCAGTTCTTCATCTGCACCGTCGCCACCCCATGGCTCGACGGCAAGCACGTCGTCTTCGGCCAGGTCGTCGAGGGCATGAACGTCGTCAAGGCCATCGAGAAGGTGGGCTCCCGCAGCGGATCCACCGCCAAGGAAGTCAAGATCGCCGACTGCGGCCAGCTCTCCTAG
- the LOC101768299 gene encoding heparan-alpha-glucosaminide N-acetyltransferase isoform X1, with protein sequence MAAAAAVGNAAAAGGGALPGGGGGVPSALCCRQRRTAASAMGGYELVRSDDAAGAPVADLESGAGANNKAPPPSPPPSPAARGQPRLVSLDVFRGITVLLMIVVDDAGGFIPSLNHSPWDGLTIADFVMPFFLFIVGVALTLAYKRVPDKLEATKKAAFRALKLFCLGLVLQGGFFHGVHSLSFGVDLAKIRLMGILQRIAIAYLLAAICEIWLKGDDDVDSGLDLLRRYRYQLFVGLVLSFTYTVLLYGIYVPDWDYQISGPGSIEKSFSVKCGVRGDTGPACNAVGMVDRTILGIDHLYRRPVYARTKECSINYPENGPLPPDAPSWCQAPFDPEGLLSSVMAIVTCLIGLQFGHIIIHFEKHRGRITNWLIPSFSMLAVAFLMDFVGMRMNKPLYTISYTLATAGAAGLLFAGIYTLVDVYGFRRPTITMEWMGKHALMIYVLVACNILPMFIRGFYWRDPNNSLLKFIGIGA encoded by the exons atggcggcggcggcggcggttgggaatgcagcagcagcaggaggaggggcattgcccggcggcggcggcggcgtaccaTCGGCGTTGTGCTGCCGGCAGAGGAGGACGGCTGCGTCGGCCATGGGCGGGTACGAGCTCGTCAGGAGCGACGACGCGGCGGGCGCCCCGGTGGCCGATCTCgagtccggcgccggcgccaatAACAAggccccgccgccctcgccgcccccgtcgcccgccgcgcgcggccAGCCGCGGCTCGTCTCCCTCGACGTCTTCCGCGGGATCACCGTCCTG ctTATGATCGTTGTTGATGACGCGGGAGGCTTCATCCCATCACTGAATCACTCTCCTTGGGATGGCCTAACAATAGCTGATTTCGTCATGCCATTCTTTCTTTTCATAGTTGGAGTCGCACTAACACTAGCGTACAAG CGTGTGCCAGACAAATTGGAGGCAACTAAGAAAGCGGCATTTCGAGCCCTCAAGTTATTCTGCCTTGGTCTCGTTCTCCAAG GTGGATTTTTTCATGGTGTTCACAGTCTCAGTTTCGGTGTTGATCTGGCGAAAATACGGTTGATGGGAATACTTCAG AGGATCGCGATAGCCTATCTCCTTGCTGCAATATGTGAGATTTGGCTCAAGGGAGATGATGATGTAGATTCTGGACTTGATTTGCTCAGGAGATACCGCTACCAACT GTTTGTAGGATTGGTCCTTTCTTTCACATATACTGTTCTTTTATATGGAATATATGTTCCGGACTGGGATTATCAGATATCAGGTCCTGGTTCCATAGAGAAGTCATTCTCT GTGAAATGTGGAGTCAGAGGAGATACTGGACCGGCTTGCAATGCAGTTGGAATGGTTGACCGTACAATTTTAGGGATCGATCATCTCTACAGACGGCCTGTTTACGCACGTACGAAG GAATGCAGTATAAATTATCCAGAGAATGGACCGCTACCACCAGATGCTCCATCATGGTGCCAGGCGCCATTTGATCCTGAAGGCCTCCTGAG CTCTGTCATGGCAATTGTCACTTGCTTGATTGGTCTGCAATTTGGGCATATAATTATCCATTTTGAG AAACACCGGGGAAGAATCACCAATTGGCTGATCCCTTCCTTCAGCATGCTAGCAGTAGCCTTCTTAATGGACTTCGTTG GAATGCGCATGAATAAACCACTATACACGATAAGCTACACTTTGGCTACTGCTGGTGCTGCGGGGCTCCTTTTTGCTGGAATATACACTCTG GTGGACGTGTACGGGTTTAGAAGACCTACCATTACCATGGAGTGGATGGGGAAGCACGCCCTGATGATATATGTGTTGGTGGCATGCAACATCCTGCCCATGTTCATCCGTGGCTTTTACTGGAGAgaccccaacaacagcctt CTGAAGTTCATCGGTATCGGGGCCTGA
- the LOC101768299 gene encoding heparan-alpha-glucosaminide N-acetyltransferase isoform X2: MGGYELVRSDDAAGAPVADLESGAGANNKAPPPSPPPSPAARGQPRLVSLDVFRGITVLLMIVVDDAGGFIPSLNHSPWDGLTIADFVMPFFLFIVGVALTLAYKRVPDKLEATKKAAFRALKLFCLGLVLQGGFFHGVHSLSFGVDLAKIRLMGILQRIAIAYLLAAICEIWLKGDDDVDSGLDLLRRYRYQLFVGLVLSFTYTVLLYGIYVPDWDYQISGPGSIEKSFSVKCGVRGDTGPACNAVGMVDRTILGIDHLYRRPVYARTKECSINYPENGPLPPDAPSWCQAPFDPEGLLSSVMAIVTCLIGLQFGHIIIHFEKHRGRITNWLIPSFSMLAVAFLMDFVGMRMNKPLYTISYTLATAGAAGLLFAGIYTLVDVYGFRRPTITMEWMGKHALMIYVLVACNILPMFIRGFYWRDPNNSLLKFIGIGA; encoded by the exons ATGGGCGGGTACGAGCTCGTCAGGAGCGACGACGCGGCGGGCGCCCCGGTGGCCGATCTCgagtccggcgccggcgccaatAACAAggccccgccgccctcgccgcccccgtcgcccgccgcgcgcggccAGCCGCGGCTCGTCTCCCTCGACGTCTTCCGCGGGATCACCGTCCTG ctTATGATCGTTGTTGATGACGCGGGAGGCTTCATCCCATCACTGAATCACTCTCCTTGGGATGGCCTAACAATAGCTGATTTCGTCATGCCATTCTTTCTTTTCATAGTTGGAGTCGCACTAACACTAGCGTACAAG CGTGTGCCAGACAAATTGGAGGCAACTAAGAAAGCGGCATTTCGAGCCCTCAAGTTATTCTGCCTTGGTCTCGTTCTCCAAG GTGGATTTTTTCATGGTGTTCACAGTCTCAGTTTCGGTGTTGATCTGGCGAAAATACGGTTGATGGGAATACTTCAG AGGATCGCGATAGCCTATCTCCTTGCTGCAATATGTGAGATTTGGCTCAAGGGAGATGATGATGTAGATTCTGGACTTGATTTGCTCAGGAGATACCGCTACCAACT GTTTGTAGGATTGGTCCTTTCTTTCACATATACTGTTCTTTTATATGGAATATATGTTCCGGACTGGGATTATCAGATATCAGGTCCTGGTTCCATAGAGAAGTCATTCTCT GTGAAATGTGGAGTCAGAGGAGATACTGGACCGGCTTGCAATGCAGTTGGAATGGTTGACCGTACAATTTTAGGGATCGATCATCTCTACAGACGGCCTGTTTACGCACGTACGAAG GAATGCAGTATAAATTATCCAGAGAATGGACCGCTACCACCAGATGCTCCATCATGGTGCCAGGCGCCATTTGATCCTGAAGGCCTCCTGAG CTCTGTCATGGCAATTGTCACTTGCTTGATTGGTCTGCAATTTGGGCATATAATTATCCATTTTGAG AAACACCGGGGAAGAATCACCAATTGGCTGATCCCTTCCTTCAGCATGCTAGCAGTAGCCTTCTTAATGGACTTCGTTG GAATGCGCATGAATAAACCACTATACACGATAAGCTACACTTTGGCTACTGCTGGTGCTGCGGGGCTCCTTTTTGCTGGAATATACACTCTG GTGGACGTGTACGGGTTTAGAAGACCTACCATTACCATGGAGTGGATGGGGAAGCACGCCCTGATGATATATGTGTTGGTGGCATGCAACATCCTGCCCATGTTCATCCGTGGCTTTTACTGGAGAgaccccaacaacagcctt CTGAAGTTCATCGGTATCGGGGCCTGA